The sequence GCCGGGGCGCTTGGAGTACTGGAAGGTGAAGGCCTGGGCGAAGCGGGCCTCGCGGACGACGTGCAGCGTCTGCTCGAAGTCCTCCTCGGTCTCGCCGGGGAAGCCCACGATGATGTCGGTGGTGATCGCCGCGTGCGGGATCGCGGCCCGCACCTTCTCGATGATCCCCAGGTACCGCTCCTGGCGGTAGGAGCGGCGCATCGCCTTCAGGACCGTGTCCGAGCCCGACTGGAGCGGCATGTGCAGCTGGGGCATGACGTTCGGGGTCTCGGCCATGGCCGCGATCACGTCGTCCGTGAAGTCGCGCGGGTGCGGGGAGGTGAAGCGGACCCGCTCCAGGCCCTCGATCTTCCCGCAGGCGCGCAGCAGCTTGCTGAAGGCCTCGCGGTCGCCGATGTCGGAGCCGTAGGCGTTGACGTTCTGGCCGAGCAGAGTGATCTCCGAGACGCCCTCGCCGACCAGGGTCTCGATCTCGGCGAGGATGTCGCCCGGGCGGCGGTCCTTCTCCTTGCCGCGCAGCGCCGGGACGATACAGAAGGTGCAGGTGTTGTTGCAGCCGACGGAGATCGACACCCAGGCCGCGTACGCGCTCTCGCGGCGGGTGGGCAGCGTGGAGGGGAAAGTCTCCAGGGACTCGGCGATCTCCACCTGCGCCTCCTCCTGGACGCGGGCGCGCTCCAGCAGGACGGGCAGCTTGCCGATGTTGTGCGTGCCGAAGACGACGTCCACCCAGGGCGCCTTCTTCACGATGGTGTCGCGGTCCTTCTGCGCGAGGCAGCCGCCGACCGCGATCTGCATGCCCGGACGCGAGGTCTTCTTCGGCGCGAGCCGGCCGAGGTTGCCGTAGAGCCGGTTGTCGGCGTTCTCCCGGACCGCGCAGGTGTTGAAGACGACGACGTCCGCGTCCCCGTCCGACCCTTCGGGGGCACGTACGTATCCGGCCTCTTCGAGCAGCCCGGCCAATCGCTCCGAATCGTGGACGTTCATCTGGCACCCGTAGGTGCGGATCTCGTAACTCTTGGGGGCGGGAACGTCCACTGCCGGGCTCCGGTCGCTGCTGCTGGTCATGCGTTCCAGGGTAGGCGGTCCGCGGAGACCGGTGTCCCGGAGTTCCCAGGTGGCACGGCCGCCCGGCGCGGCGGTCAGGGACGACGGCACCCCCGTCCCGGAGCCCTGTGACGGCAGTCACAGAGGTTTATCCGTGTGGTGTTCGCGAAGGGCTCGTGGGGCAGGAGAGGTTTTCCGCCAAAGGGCGTCCGAAAGCCCGGACGGGCGTGTGCAAAAGGGCGGA comes from Streptomyces sp. SCL15-4 and encodes:
- the miaB gene encoding tRNA (N6-isopentenyl adenosine(37)-C2)-methylthiotransferase MiaB, giving the protein MTSSSDRSPAVDVPAPKSYEIRTYGCQMNVHDSERLAGLLEEAGYVRAPEGSDGDADVVVFNTCAVRENADNRLYGNLGRLAPKKTSRPGMQIAVGGCLAQKDRDTIVKKAPWVDVVFGTHNIGKLPVLLERARVQEEAQVEIAESLETFPSTLPTRRESAYAAWVSISVGCNNTCTFCIVPALRGKEKDRRPGDILAEIETLVGEGVSEITLLGQNVNAYGSDIGDREAFSKLLRACGKIEGLERVRFTSPHPRDFTDDVIAAMAETPNVMPQLHMPLQSGSDTVLKAMRRSYRQERYLGIIEKVRAAIPHAAITTDIIVGFPGETEEDFEQTLHVVREARFAQAFTFQYSKRPGTPAATMDGQIPKEVVQARYERLVALQEEISWEENKKQVGRTLELMVAEGEGRKDGATHRLSGRAPDNRLVHFTKPDQEVRPGDVVTVEVTYAAPHHLLAEGPALAVRRTRAGDAWEKRNAAEAAKPAGVMLGLPKIGVPEPLPVAAGSGCGCD